From the genome of Hydrogenobacter hydrogenophilus:
AGGCAATCCTTCTTACAGAGCCGGGAAGTTTCTCCCATTTATCTCTTAACATAGTATCATAACTAACAAAGGTTATGTTGTGCTGTGCTTTTAAAATAAATCTTCCGTTAATGGTTTCTACTTTTTCTATTCTCATGGGCGGTGATACGAACAGGGGTTGAGGAAAACCCTCACCGTAAGGCTCTAAGCTTTTCAAAGCTAATATTACCCTTTGGTCTACGCATGCAGGGTCCAAAGTCATATCTATGTACAGTCTTGGCTCTTCTCTTTTTATCTGCGAGAATATCTGTTCCACCAATGTTTCAAAAGTTTGGACTTGCTCCTTTCTTATGGTGATACCCGCAGCACTTGTGTGCCCTCCCCATTTTATGTACATATGAGCTAACTTTTTGAGACCTTCGTAAACATTTATACCTTCTACACCCCTTACAGAAGCCGTTGCCAACTCTTTACCTACGGAAAACACAGCGGAAGGTTTTGAGAGAAGGTTTGAAAGCCTACCTGCCACTATTCCAGCTACACCGCTTGCCCACTCACCCATGCGTACCACTAAGAAGTTCCTTTCCTTTTGAGAACTAACTTCACTTATGGCTTTTTCAAAAGCTATGTTAGAAATGTGCTTTCTCTGTTCGTTAGCCTCTTCTACCTTTTTAAACCACATCCTTGCGGTGTTTATGTCTTTTGAAAGCAGTAAGTTCATGGATATCTTGGGTCTGGAGACTCTACCCGGTGCGTTGAGTCTTGGTGCTACGGAAAAGGTAATGTCCTTTGAAGTAATCTCACCTTTTATACCTATGCCTTCTAAAAGAACCTTTATACCGTATGATGTGGTTTCTCCACCTGCCAGTATGTAGTTAAGCATCCTTATGCCGTTGGATACGAGTATGCGGTTCAGAGGATTAAGAGGCATCACATCCGCAAGAGTCCCTATGGCGGTCAGATACAGATAATCCCGTACATCAAGTTCCACATTAAGTTCTCTGTTTAATCTTGCGGTGAGGTAAAAGCAAAGAGCTACAGAAGAGATCTCTTTGAGTTCGTTGGGAGTTCCTTGGTCTATCTTTGGGTTGACTATCAGTGCAGGAGGGAGTTCTTCGTGAGGGTTATGATGGTCTATAATAATGGTTTCTATAGGGGATTTTTTGAGCTCTTCTATAGCGGTAGTGCCGTTATCAACTGTTATGAGCAGTTGAGCGTATTTGGCAAAAGTATCTACGAGATCTTTTCTAAGACCGTATCCTGTCTGTCTTGTAGGAAGCACAGCGTAAACTCTTGCACCTGCCTTTTTTAAAAAATCATAAAGTATGACACTTCCAGTTATACCGTCAACATCGTAGTCTCCGTATATGATGATCCTTTCTCCCCTCTTTATACTTTTGATGATTCTTTCTACAGCTTGCTCCATGTTAGGAATAAGGTGGCAAGGTAATAGGTTTTTCAGTTTGTTGTCAAACACCTTATCGTCTACATTCCTGTTGGCAAGAAGCTGAGCTACCAGGTAGCCATACCTCTCTTGCAGTTCCTTATGTGGTTTTATGAACTCGCTTAAAAGAAGCCACTCTCTACCGGATATACCTTTCATAAAACTCCTCACACCACTTGGATATACTTCCCGCACCCATAAAGAGTATGACATCCGTATCTCTTGCAGTGTCTCTTATAGCAGAAAAAAGCTCTTCTTTGTCTTCAAAAAATCTGCACCCTGTAGCTTTTGCCAAGTCTATACCAGAAATACCATAAGAGTTCTCCTCGCCTGCTGAGTATATATCTGTCAAAAAGCACACATCAGCAGACTTTAAGACCTTTACGAATTGGTCAAAAAGGTAATAAGTCCTTGAGTATCTGTGGGGTTGGAAGATAAGCAGTAGCCTTCTGTGTGGATACATTTCCCTAATAGCCCTTATAACTGCCGAGATCTCTGTGGGGTGGTGCCCATAATCGTCATATATAGGTGCACCATTGAAGTAGCCTTTGAGTTCAAGCCTTCTTTCCGCGTTTTTAAAGTTTTGCAACGCTCTCTTTATGGTATCTACGCTTATGTTCATCTGTAGACTTACTGCTATACAGGCAAGTGCATTATAAACATTATGCTTTCCCGCAACAGACATTTGAATTCTTCCCATATACTCTTCACGGTAAAAAAGGTCAAAACTGTAGCATCCTGCCTGCAGACTCAAGTTCTTAGCCATAACATCAGCGTTCCTTTCTATACCAAAGGTTATAAGTGGCCCTTTCACTTTTTGCATGATCTCCCTTGAGTTTTCATCGTCTGCATTCATCACGCAAAAGCCGTAAAAAGGTATGCTGTTAGCGAACCTAAGAAAGGCATTCTTTATGTCTTTAATATCTTTATAATATCCAAGATGTTCTTTGTCTATGTTTGTGATCACTGCTACCGTTGGAATGAGTTTAAGAAAAGAACCGTCGCTTTCGTCCGCTTCTGATATGATAAGGTTATCCTTACCAAGCCTTGCATTGCTACCAAACTTATGAAGTACTCCCCCTATTATCACTGTGGGATCATAACCTGCATCGTGCACCACATGAGCTATCATAGATGTTGTGGTAGTCTTACCGTGTGAACCGCAAACCGCTATACCTTCCTTTAGCCTGAATAACTCTGCCAGCATTTCTCCCCTTGAAATAACAGGAAGTCCCATTCTCTTAGCCTGAACTATTTCTGGATTGTCTTCAGATATAGCAGAAGAGTAAACTACTACATCTGTATTTTCTACATTTTCTGCTTTATGCCCTATAAAGATTTTTGCACCTTTTTTTCTCAAAAGGTCAACATTTTTGTTCTCTTTAATATCTGACCCTGATACCTCATAACCCATCTGTAATAGGATCTGAGCTATGCCACTCATACCAATACCACCTATGCCTACAAAGTGAAACTTTTTTATTCTTTCTCTGAACATGAACTAAAATTATAAGACTCACCTCTCCTCTATGGTCAAAAGCACTTGAGGTAGCATGGTACCGTTTACGAAGATGCCTTCCTTAACAAACAGCTTCTTTATAACTCCATTTGTTGGTGCTTTTATAGTACAGTACTCAATCAGCTTGTTAAGTTCGTCAATTTGTGCTTTAATAGCTATGTACTTATTCTTTTCCTTTTCGTACTTGTTTTTCCAATCTTCGTACTCACTTTTTGAAAGGAGGTCTCTATTGAAAAGCTCTTCGTATCTTTTGAAGTCCTTCTCCACCTTTTCTAAGGTGAGTTTTTGGCTTTCTAGCTGAGCGATGAGCATTTCCCTTTGCGCTATGTAAAGCGCTGGGTCTATCTCTACCAAAGTTTGACCTTTGGAAACTCTCTGTCCTTCACTTACATAAACTTTCTTAACTTGACCCTTCACTATAGCATAGACTCTTACATCTTGAGCAAAGGATACACAAAAGCACACAAGTAAAAGACTAATTAGCTTTGATAAACTCATCATTTTTCTCAAGCACAAGAAAGGGATCAAGTCCTGCAAGATGGTAAAGTCTCGCAAGGAATAGGAGTATGTCGTACTTTGCTTGCATGAGCTGTCTTTCTGCTTCGGACTTTTCTGCCATGGCGTATCCCAGGTCAAAGGCGAGTT
Proteins encoded in this window:
- the recJ gene encoding single-stranded-DNA-specific exonuclease RecJ, encoding MKGISGREWLLLSEFIKPHKELQERYGYLVAQLLANRNVDDKVFDNKLKNLLPCHLIPNMEQAVERIIKSIKRGERIIIYGDYDVDGITGSVILYDFLKKAGARVYAVLPTRQTGYGLRKDLVDTFAKYAQLLITVDNGTTAIEELKKSPIETIIIDHHNPHEELPPALIVNPKIDQGTPNELKEISSVALCFYLTARLNRELNVELDVRDYLYLTAIGTLADVMPLNPLNRILVSNGIRMLNYILAGGETTSYGIKVLLEGIGIKGEITSKDITFSVAPRLNAPGRVSRPKISMNLLLSKDINTARMWFKKVEEANEQRKHISNIAFEKAISEVSSQKERNFLVVRMGEWASGVAGIVAGRLSNLLSKPSAVFSVGKELATASVRGVEGINVYEGLKKLAHMYIKWGGHTSAAGITIRKEQVQTFETLVEQIFSQIKREEPRLYIDMTLDPACVDQRVILALKSLEPYGEGFPQPLFVSPPMRIEKVETINGRFILKAQHNITFVSYDTMLRDKWEKLPGSVRRIAYSVDTRKGKLFHLVDVEEPNGSW
- the murC gene encoding UDP-N-acetylmuramate--L-alanine ligase produces the protein MFRERIKKFHFVGIGGIGMSGIAQILLQMGYEVSGSDIKENKNVDLLRKKGAKIFIGHKAENVENTDVVVYSSAISEDNPEIVQAKRMGLPVISRGEMLAELFRLKEGIAVCGSHGKTTTTSMIAHVVHDAGYDPTVIIGGVLHKFGSNARLGKDNLIISEADESDGSFLKLIPTVAVITNIDKEHLGYYKDIKDIKNAFLRFANSIPFYGFCVMNADDENSREIMQKVKGPLITFGIERNADVMAKNLSLQAGCYSFDLFYREEYMGRIQMSVAGKHNVYNALACIAVSLQMNISVDTIKRALQNFKNAERRLELKGYFNGAPIYDDYGHHPTEISAVIRAIREMYPHRRLLLIFQPHRYSRTYYLFDQFVKVLKSADVCFLTDIYSAGEENSYGISGIDLAKATGCRFFEDKEELFSAIRDTARDTDVILFMGAGSISKWCEEFYERYIR
- a CDS encoding efflux RND transporter periplasmic adaptor subunit, yielding MSLSKLISLLLVCFCVSFAQDVRVYAIVKGQVKKVYVSEGQRVSKGQTLVEIDPALYIAQREMLIAQLESQKLTLEKVEKDFKRYEELFNRDLLSKSEYEDWKNKYEKEKNKYIAIKAQIDELNKLIEYCTIKAPTNGVIKKLFVKEGIFVNGTMLPQVLLTIEER